In one Salipiger abyssi genomic region, the following are encoded:
- a CDS encoding DUF3307 domain-containing protein, with the protein MIETFAALLLAHMLADFIAQTPGMAEGKRHPGIMALHGALVFALSAAALGGGWQVALAVAGAHLVIDAVKTWALPAPVRATLTVFIVDQTAHLATLGAAALLRPDTAATGLWAPWLAQLTVPAIVVAGAIATILAGGHAVGRLMARYSAEEVPQGLPDAGRLIGQLERAMILLLVLIGEPAGIGFLIAAKSVLRFDTAAKEQKAGEYVIIGTLASFAWALAAAHATMALIAAAP; encoded by the coding sequence ATGATCGAAACCTTCGCCGCCCTGTTGCTGGCGCATATGCTGGCCGATTTCATCGCTCAGACCCCGGGGATGGCAGAGGGCAAGCGGCATCCGGGGATCATGGCTCTGCACGGGGCGCTGGTCTTTGCGCTGAGCGCAGCGGCGCTGGGCGGCGGCTGGCAGGTGGCGCTGGCGGTCGCGGGCGCGCATCTCGTCATCGACGCGGTCAAGACCTGGGCCCTGCCCGCGCCGGTGCGCGCGACGCTGACCGTCTTCATCGTCGACCAGACCGCGCATCTGGCGACGCTGGGCGCCGCCGCCCTGCTCAGGCCGGACACGGCGGCGACGGGTCTCTGGGCGCCCTGGCTGGCGCAGCTCACCGTTCCGGCCATCGTCGTGGCGGGCGCCATCGCCACGATCCTCGCCGGCGGCCATGCGGTCGGGCGGCTGATGGCCCGCTACAGCGCCGAGGAGGTGCCGCAGGGCCTGCCCGATGCCGGGCGGCTGATCGGCCAGCTCGAACGGGCGATGATCCTGCTGCTGGTGCTGATCGGCGAGCCGGCGGGAATCGGCTTTCTCATCGCCGCGAAATCGGTGCTGCGCTTCGACACCGCCGCCAAGGAGCAGAAGGCCGGCGAATACGTGATCATCGGCACGCTGGCCTCTTTCGCCTGGGCTCTGGCGGCTGCACATGCCACCATGGCGCTCATTGCTGCGGCCCCCTAG
- a CDS encoding TRAP transporter large permease: MDVVLLFASVVGLMLIGVPIAVSLGLSSIFFLLVLSDTSLASVAQSFFQAMAGHYTLLAIPFFILASSFMSTGGVARRIIRFSIALVGHFHGGLAIAGVFACMLFAALSGSSPATVVAIGSIVIAGMRQVGYSKDFAAGVIANAGTLGILIPPSIVMVVYASATDVSVGRMFLAGVIPGLLAGTMLMLTIYLIARFRGLPKGEWLGWGEVFRSGREALWGLFLIVIILGGIYGGIFTPTEAAAVAAVYAFLIANFVYCDMGPLAGRDGEPNLPLLRKPIALVTAFFHRDTRDTLFDAGKLTITLMFIIANALILKHVLTDEQIPQQIAAAMLNAGFGPVMFLVIVNVILLIGGQFMEPSGLIVIVAPLVFPIAIELGIDPIHLGIIMVVNMEIGMITPPVGLNLFVTSGVAGMPMMNVVRAALPFLAVLFVFLIMVTYIPVISTWLPTTFMGPEIITN; the protein is encoded by the coding sequence ATGGATGTCGTTCTTCTCTTTGCCTCGGTCGTGGGGCTGATGCTGATCGGCGTGCCCATTGCGGTGTCGCTGGGCCTGTCGTCGATCTTCTTCCTGCTGGTGCTGTCGGATACCTCGCTGGCCTCGGTGGCGCAGAGCTTTTTCCAGGCGATGGCAGGGCATTACACGCTGCTGGCGATCCCGTTCTTCATCCTGGCCTCGTCCTTCATGTCGACGGGCGGCGTGGCGCGGCGGATCATCCGCTTCTCCATCGCGCTGGTGGGGCATTTCCACGGCGGCCTGGCCATCGCGGGGGTCTTTGCCTGCATGCTCTTTGCGGCACTCTCGGGGTCGAGCCCGGCCACCGTGGTCGCCATCGGCTCCATCGTCATCGCCGGCATGCGGCAGGTGGGGTACAGCAAGGATTTCGCCGCCGGCGTCATCGCCAATGCGGGCACGCTGGGCATTCTCATCCCGCCCTCCATCGTGATGGTGGTCTATGCCTCGGCTACCGATGTCTCGGTGGGGCGGATGTTCCTCGCCGGCGTCATTCCGGGGCTGCTGGCCGGCACCATGCTGATGCTGACGATCTATCTCATCGCGCGGTTCCGCGGCCTGCCGAAAGGCGAGTGGCTGGGCTGGGGCGAGGTGTTCCGATCGGGCCGCGAGGCGCTCTGGGGGCTATTCCTGATCGTGATCATCCTCGGCGGGATCTATGGCGGGATCTTCACCCCGACCGAAGCCGCCGCCGTCGCCGCCGTCTATGCCTTCCTGATCGCCAATTTCGTCTATTGCGACATGGGGCCGCTGGCGGGCCGGGACGGCGAACCGAACCTGCCGCTCCTGCGCAAGCCCATCGCGCTGGTGACCGCGTTCTTCCACCGCGACACCCGCGATACGCTCTTCGATGCGGGCAAGCTGACGATCACGCTGATGTTCATCATCGCCAACGCGCTGATCCTCAAACATGTGCTGACCGACGAGCAGATCCCGCAGCAGATCGCCGCGGCGATGCTGAACGCAGGCTTCGGGCCGGTGATGTTCCTGGTGATCGTCAACGTGATCCTGCTGATCGGCGGGCAGTTCATGGAGCCCTCGGGCCTGATCGTGATCGTCGCGCCGCTGGTCTTCCCCATCGCCATCGAGCTCGGCATCGACCCGATTCACTTGGGCATCATCATGGTGGTGAACATGGAGATCGGCATGATCACCCCGCCGGTGGGCCTGAACCTCTTCGTGACCTCCGGGGTGGCGGGGATGCCGATGATGAACGTGGTGCGCGCGGCGCTGCCCTTCCTCGCGGTGCTCTTCGTCTTCCTGATCATGGTGACCTATATCCCGGTCATCTCGACCTGGCTGCCGACCACCTTCATGGGGCCGGAGATCATCACGAATTAA
- a CDS encoding calcium-binding protein, translating into MEWFLVLMASLVGAAVIDFSGSSDDDEDDDTPREDDVIDDTPEASDDDPDDPAETPDDPEDPGDMPEDPVAEDPAATYGDSFQLAELDDGTSVLVGTDGDDTLTDYWDLTPDELAGNAASLLGGDGNDDIDIHDNGSLLRPVGLREFTADGQAGDDTLRAISYESGIILRGGEGDDTLIGVAVTLYGDDGDDYLESTPFNGEEFGIQTVEGGAGNDVINALEGFADIDGGTGDDYVATGHHSTVSGGDGEDYFRVLERDNTIDGGDGNDTIWADLDLGPRETPYATIGGNIYETETDYEIALTGGDGEDVFDMWLSLDHVDSENDEPMVVARITDFDPAEDMLLLNLDVNSVTQGGLAQDYDHLLSLGYVDGIGAPTRNESLEVSSIEVGPDDAYTDIVLSGTGSTLEGTYTREFILRVEGVALGEDDFAVTVQ; encoded by the coding sequence ATGGAATGGTTTCTTGTTTTGATGGCGTCGCTGGTGGGCGCCGCGGTGATAGACTTTAGCGGGTCGTCGGACGACGACGAGGATGACGACACGCCGCGCGAAGACGACGTGATCGACGACACGCCCGAGGCTTCGGACGACGATCCCGACGATCCGGCGGAGACGCCCGACGATCCGGAGGATCCCGGCGACATGCCAGAGGATCCGGTCGCGGAGGATCCCGCCGCCACTTATGGCGACAGCTTCCAGCTTGCCGAACTCGATGACGGAACAAGCGTTCTCGTCGGCACCGACGGTGACGATACCCTGACGGATTACTGGGATCTCACGCCGGACGAACTGGCAGGCAACGCCGCAAGCCTGCTTGGCGGCGACGGCAACGACGACATCGACATTCATGACAACGGTTCTCTGCTACGGCCGGTCGGGCTCCGCGAGTTCACAGCCGACGGGCAGGCCGGCGACGACACGCTGCGCGCAATCAGCTATGAGAGCGGTATCATTCTGCGCGGCGGCGAGGGCGACGATACGCTCATCGGCGTAGCGGTCACGCTCTATGGCGATGACGGCGACGACTATCTCGAAAGCACCCCGTTCAACGGCGAAGAGTTCGGCATCCAGACCGTCGAGGGCGGCGCAGGGAACGATGTGATCAACGCGCTCGAAGGCTTCGCCGACATCGACGGCGGAACCGGCGACGATTATGTCGCGACCGGACACCACAGCACGGTGTCGGGGGGCGACGGGGAAGATTATTTCAGGGTTCTCGAACGGGATAACACCATCGACGGCGGCGATGGCAACGATACCATCTGGGCCGACCTGGATCTCGGTCCGCGCGAGACGCCCTATGCGACCATCGGCGGCAACATCTATGAGACCGAAACCGACTATGAGATCGCACTGACCGGCGGCGATGGCGAGGACGTGTTCGACATGTGGCTTTCGCTCGACCATGTGGACAGCGAGAACGACGAACCGATGGTGGTGGCACGGATCACGGATTTCGATCCCGCGGAGGACATGCTGCTGCTCAATCTTGACGTGAACAGCGTCACGCAGGGCGGCCTTGCACAGGATTACGACCATCTGCTGTCGTTGGGTTATGTCGACGGCATCGGCGCCCCGACACGAAACGAGTCCCTTGAGGTCAGCTCGATCGAGGTCGGCCCGGACGACGCCTATACCGACATTGTCCTGAGCGGCACCGGTTCGACACTGGAGGGGACCTACACGCGCGAGTTCATCCTCCGTGTCGAGGGTGTCGCCCTTGGCGAAGACGATTTCGCCGTTACGGTGCAGTAA
- a CDS encoding DUF3553 domain-containing protein → MEDLNALLEPGMLVTHPDRPDWGTGQVQSNIGGRITVNFREQGKVVIDGKRVGLLPVFDE, encoded by the coding sequence ATGGAAGACCTAAACGCATTACTCGAACCCGGCATGCTGGTGACGCATCCCGACCGGCCCGACTGGGGCACCGGGCAGGTACAATCCAACATCGGCGGACGTATCACAGTCAACTTCCGCGAGCAGGGAAAGGTCGTCATAGACGGAAAACGTGTTGGCCTCCTCCCGG
- the tpiA gene encoding triose-phosphate isomerase translates to MRRKLAAGNWKMNGLKAALSELDGMEAAAQGASEVLICPPATLVAAAAQTAKGIAIGGQDCHANASGAHTGDISAPMLADAGATYVILGHSERRTDHDEHDEHVRAKCKSAWQAGLNVVLCVGESLAEREAQNTLDIIGGQLAGSVPDGATGHNLVIAYEPIWAIGTGKVPTTDQIGEVHDFMRARLEKRFGEGVGRSVRLLYGGSVKPGNATEIFAVSNVDGALVGGASLKAADFVPIIEALNASAG, encoded by the coding sequence ATGCGCAGGAAACTTGCCGCGGGCAACTGGAAGATGAACGGGCTGAAAGCGGCGCTTTCGGAGCTCGACGGGATGGAAGCGGCAGCGCAGGGCGCTTCCGAAGTGCTGATCTGCCCGCCCGCGACGCTGGTCGCGGCAGCGGCCCAGACGGCAAAGGGCATCGCCATCGGCGGGCAGGATTGCCATGCCAATGCCTCGGGCGCCCATACCGGCGACATCTCGGCGCCGATGCTGGCCGATGCCGGCGCAACCTATGTGATCCTTGGCCATTCCGAACGCCGCACCGATCACGACGAGCATGACGAACATGTGCGCGCCAAGTGCAAATCCGCCTGGCAGGCCGGGCTCAACGTGGTGCTCTGCGTCGGCGAGAGCCTGGCCGAGCGCGAGGCGCAGAACACGCTCGACATCATCGGCGGGCAGCTCGCGGGCTCGGTGCCCGACGGCGCCACCGGGCACAACCTTGTCATCGCCTACGAGCCGATCTGGGCCATCGGCACCGGCAAGGTGCCCACCACCGACCAGATCGGCGAAGTGCATGATTTCATGCGCGCCCGTCTCGAAAAGCGTTTTGGCGAGGGCGTGGGCCGCTCCGTCCGGCTGCTCTATGGCGGCTCGGTCAAGCCCGGCAACGCGACCGAGATCTTTGCGGTCTCCAATGTCGACGGCGCACTGGTCGGCGGCGCCTCGCTGAAGGCGGCGGATTTCGTGCCGATCATCGAGGCGCTCAACGCCAGCGCGGGCTGA
- the proB gene encoding glutamate 5-kinase → MATLSAATRLVVKIGSALLVDKRTGAFRGEWLRAMAADIARVRARGTDVILVSSGSIALGRGLLNLPAVTLPLEQSQAAAAVGQIRLAREWEEALAPHGVTTAQVLVTLEDSADRRRYLNQRATMETLLGFGVVPIVNENDTIATDEIRYGDNDRLAAQVAVTVGADQLILLSDVDGFYSANPAQDPGAHRYDVIEEITPEIEAMAGDAGSGLSKGGMKTKLLAAKTATAAGCAMAITEGSVLHPLSALEAGANATWFTSRLDPHAARKRWIAAMKPCGEVTVDAGAARALAQGRSLLPVGVTGAVGDFGRGDPVAIRDPRGATLGQGLTRYTAAEARQILGHHSSEIEAVLGYPGRAVLVHRDDMAL, encoded by the coding sequence ATGGCAACCCTGAGCGCGGCGACCCGCCTCGTCGTCAAGATCGGCTCGGCGCTGCTGGTGGACAAACGCACTGGCGCGTTCCGGGGCGAGTGGCTGCGCGCCATGGCCGCCGATATCGCCCGGGTGCGGGCGCGCGGCACGGATGTGATTCTGGTCTCGTCGGGCTCCATCGCGCTGGGACGCGGGCTGCTCAACCTGCCCGCCGTGACGCTGCCGCTGGAGCAGAGCCAGGCCGCCGCCGCCGTCGGCCAGATCCGGCTGGCGCGCGAATGGGAAGAGGCGCTGGCGCCGCACGGGGTGACCACGGCGCAGGTGCTGGTGACGCTGGAGGACAGCGCCGACCGCCGCCGCTATCTCAACCAGCGCGCCACGATGGAGACGCTGCTGGGCTTCGGCGTCGTGCCCATTGTCAACGAGAACGACACAATCGCCACCGACGAGATCCGCTATGGCGACAACGACCGTCTGGCGGCGCAGGTGGCGGTGACGGTGGGGGCGGATCAGCTGATTCTGCTCTCGGATGTGGACGGGTTCTATTCCGCCAACCCCGCGCAGGATCCGGGCGCGCACCGCTATGACGTGATCGAGGAGATCACCCCCGAGATCGAGGCGATGGCGGGCGATGCGGGCTCGGGGCTCTCCAAGGGCGGGATGAAGACCAAGCTGCTGGCGGCCAAGACCGCGACCGCTGCGGGCTGTGCCATGGCGATCACCGAGGGCTCGGTGCTGCACCCGCTCTCGGCGCTGGAGGCCGGCGCGAATGCCACCTGGTTCACCTCCCGGCTCGACCCGCACGCGGCGCGCAAGCGCTGGATCGCGGCGATGAAGCCCTGCGGCGAGGTGACCGTGGATGCGGGCGCGGCGCGGGCATTGGCACAGGGCCGCTCGCTGCTGCCGGTGGGGGTGACCGGGGCCGTTGGCGATTTCGGGCGCGGCGATCCGGTGGCGATCCGAGATCCGCGCGGCGCGACTCTGGGGCAGGGGCTGACCCGCTACACCGCCGCGGAGGCGCGGCAGATCCTCGGGCATCATTCCTCGGAGATCGAGGCGGTTCTGGGCTATCCGGGCCGCGCGGTGCTGGTTCACCGGGACGATATGGCGCTCTAA
- a CDS encoding LytTR family DNA-binding domain-containing protein, translated as MQLIEAHEHHVHVRLRDDTRTMRARLSDIVAQTRPDDGIQPHRSWWVARGTVAGLDRESGKPVLRLTDGDAVPVARGRLPEVRDWIDTHLG; from the coding sequence GTGCAGCTGATCGAGGCACACGAGCACCACGTGCATGTGCGGCTACGCGACGACACGCGAACGATGCGCGCGCGGCTCTCCGATATCGTCGCCCAGACCAGGCCCGACGACGGGATCCAGCCGCACCGCTCCTGGTGGGTGGCGCGGGGGACAGTGGCCGGGCTTGACCGCGAGAGCGGCAAACCGGTGCTGCGGCTGACCGACGGCGACGCCGTGCCGGTGGCGCGCGGGCGGCTGCCCGAGGTGCGCGACTGGATCGACACGCATCTTGGCTGA
- a CDS encoding glutamate-5-semialdehyde dehydrogenase, with protein MKDMSDIPAIMTEIGRRAKAAAAELAFTPPARKTEALEAAAEAVWARRAEIVEANKQDLAFGRDKGLSDAMMDRLLLTEERIKGIVDGLRAIAGQEDPVGKVIAEWDQPSGLHIQRVRTPLGVVGVIYESRPNVTADAGALCLKSGNAVILRGGSESFHSSRAIHDCLVEGLRKAGLPEDSIQLVPTRDRAAVSALLTMTDYVDVIVPRGGKGLVGLVQREARVPVFAHLEGIVHIYIDPSADPVKALSVVMNAKTRRTGICGAAECLLIHRDAVDTIGQGVIRALVEAGVEVRADEALQAIAGTAQATEADWGCEYLDKIIAAKVVEDEDAAIAHIRQFGSDHTDCILAEDEAAIDRFVERVDSAIVMVNASTQFADGGEFGMGAEIGIATGKMHARGPVGAEQLTSFKYVVRADGAVRG; from the coding sequence ATGAAAGACATGAGCGATATTCCCGCGATCATGACCGAAATCGGCCGCCGCGCCAAGGCGGCCGCAGCCGAGCTCGCCTTCACCCCGCCAGCCCGCAAGACCGAAGCGCTGGAAGCCGCCGCCGAGGCGGTCTGGGCGCGCCGGGCGGAGATCGTCGAGGCCAACAAGCAGGATCTCGCCTTCGGCCGCGACAAGGGGCTGAGCGACGCGATGATGGACCGGCTGCTGCTGACCGAGGAGCGGATCAAGGGCATCGTCGACGGGCTTCGCGCCATTGCCGGGCAAGAGGATCCGGTCGGCAAGGTCATCGCCGAATGGGACCAGCCTTCGGGGCTGCATATCCAGCGCGTGCGCACGCCGCTGGGCGTGGTGGGGGTGATCTATGAATCGCGCCCCAACGTCACCGCCGATGCCGGTGCGCTTTGCCTGAAATCCGGCAATGCTGTGATTCTGCGCGGCGGTTCGGAGAGCTTCCATTCCTCCCGCGCGATCCATGATTGCCTGGTCGAGGGGCTGCGCAAGGCGGGCCTGCCCGAGGATTCGATCCAGCTCGTGCCGACCCGCGACCGTGCCGCCGTCAGCGCGCTGCTGACCATGACCGATTATGTCGACGTGATCGTGCCGCGCGGCGGCAAGGGGCTCGTCGGGCTGGTGCAGCGCGAGGCGCGGGTGCCGGTCTTTGCCCATCTCGAGGGGATCGTGCATATCTATATCGATCCGTCGGCGGACCCGGTGAAGGCGCTGAGCGTGGTGATGAATGCCAAGACCCGGCGCACCGGCATCTGCGGCGCCGCCGAATGTCTGCTGATCCATCGCGATGCGGTCGACACGATCGGTCAGGGCGTGATCCGCGCACTGGTCGAGGCCGGGGTCGAGGTGCGCGCCGATGAGGCGCTTCAGGCCATCGCCGGCACGGCGCAGGCGACCGAGGCGGACTGGGGCTGCGAATATCTCGACAAGATCATCGCCGCCAAGGTGGTCGAGGACGAGGACGCGGCGATTGCCCATATCCGGCAGTTCGGCTCGGATCACACCGATTGCATCCTTGCCGAGGACGAGGCCGCCATCGACCGCTTTGTCGAGCGGGTGGACAGCGCCATCGTCATGGTCAACGCCTCCACCCAGTTCGCCGATGGCGGCGAGTTCGGCATGGGCGCCGAGATCGGCATCGCCACCGGCAAGATGCATGCGCGCGGTCCGGTTGGGGCGGAGCAGCTCACCTCGTTCAAATACGTGGTGCGCGCCGACGGTGCCGTGCGCGGCTAG
- a CDS encoding histidine phosphotransferase family protein gives MSNDTARLATLVGSRLCHDLVSPVGAISNGLELIALAGTPGPEEMSLIEESCASAAARINFFRVAFGSASDEQEIGAREVAKLLTDYCRGGRLSVEWQPQGATKRSQVQLAYLAMLCCETALPLGGQIQISHDDGIWRITGTGPRLSVAPSLWDQLASETPSTELTPAWVQFACLAMLAPERGRKLAVHAGEAAVTIEIA, from the coding sequence ATGTCCAACGATACTGCCAGATTGGCGACGCTGGTAGGGTCGCGCCTGTGTCACGATCTGGTGAGCCCGGTGGGCGCCATCTCGAACGGGCTTGAGCTGATCGCGCTGGCCGGCACGCCCGGGCCGGAAGAGATGTCGCTGATCGAAGAGAGCTGCGCATCGGCGGCAGCACGCATCAATTTCTTCCGTGTCGCCTTCGGCAGCGCCTCGGACGAGCAGGAGATCGGCGCCCGCGAGGTTGCCAAGCTGCTGACGGACTATTGCCGCGGCGGGCGGCTGAGCGTCGAATGGCAGCCTCAGGGGGCGACAAAGCGGAGCCAGGTGCAACTGGCCTATCTCGCGATGCTGTGCTGCGAAACGGCGCTGCCGCTGGGCGGTCAGATACAGATCTCGCATGATGACGGAATATGGCGGATCACCGGCACCGGCCCGCGCCTCTCGGTCGCGCCATCGCTCTGGGATCAGCTTGCCAGCGAGACGCCAAGCACAGAGCTGACGCCGGCCTGGGTTCAGTTCGCCTGCCTGGCGATGCTTGCGCCCGAACGCGGGCGCAAGCTGGCGGTGCATGCGGGCGAGGCCGCCGTCACCATCGAGATCGCCTGA
- the obgE gene encoding GTPase ObgE, which produces MKFLDLAKVYLRSGSGGNGCISFRREKYIEFGGPDGGDGGDGGDVWAETVDGLNTLIDFRYQQHFFAENGRPGMGRQRTGKDGNDIVLRVPVGTEILDEDEETVIADMTELGERVLLARGGNGGWGNLHFKTATNQAPRRANPGQPGVERTVWLRLKLIADVGLLGLPNAGKSTFLAATSNARPKIADYPFTTLHPNLGVVGVDGREFVVADIPGLIEGAHEGRGLGDLFLGHVERCAVLLHLVDGSSGTLLEDYDTIITEIEEYGAGLADKPRITVLNKIDTMDDEERAFLREELEARSGGKVLLMSGASGEGTTEVLRALRAFIDDKRLREAPEDDTPWQP; this is translated from the coding sequence ATGAAATTCCTCGACCTTGCCAAAGTCTATCTCCGCTCCGGCAGCGGCGGGAATGGCTGCATCTCGTTCCGGCGCGAGAAATATATAGAATTCGGCGGGCCGGATGGCGGCGACGGCGGCGATGGCGGCGATGTCTGGGCCGAGACGGTCGACGGGCTGAACACGCTGATCGATTTCCGCTATCAGCAGCATTTCTTTGCCGAGAACGGCCGTCCCGGCATGGGCCGGCAGCGCACCGGCAAGGACGGCAACGACATCGTGCTGCGCGTGCCCGTGGGCACCGAGATCCTCGACGAGGACGAGGAGACGGTGATCGCCGACATGACCGAGCTGGGCGAGCGCGTGCTGCTGGCGCGCGGCGGCAATGGCGGCTGGGGCAACCTGCATTTCAAGACCGCCACCAACCAGGCGCCGCGCCGCGCCAATCCGGGTCAGCCGGGGGTGGAGCGCACGGTCTGGCTGCGGCTGAAACTGATCGCCGATGTCGGGCTGCTGGGTCTGCCCAATGCCGGCAAGTCGACCTTCCTCGCCGCCACCTCCAATGCACGGCCGAAGATCGCCGATTACCCCTTCACCACGCTGCACCCGAATCTCGGCGTCGTGGGCGTCGATGGGCGCGAATTCGTCGTGGCCGATATTCCGGGGCTCATCGAGGGCGCGCATGAGGGCCGGGGGCTCGGCGATCTCTTCCTCGGCCATGTGGAGCGCTGCGCGGTGCTGCTGCATCTGGTCGATGGCAGCTCCGGCACGCTGCTGGAGGATTACGACACGATCATCACCGAGATCGAGGAATACGGCGCCGGGCTTGCCGACAAGCCGCGCATCACCGTGCTCAACAAGATCGACACGATGGATGACGAAGAGCGCGCCTTTCTGCGCGAAGAGCTGGAGGCGCGTTCGGGCGGCAAGGTCCTTCTGATGTCGGGGGCCTCGGGCGAGGGCACCACCGAGGTGCTGCGCGCGCTGCGGGCCTTTATCGACGACAAGCGCCTGCGCGAGGCGCCCGAGGACGACACCCCATGGCAACCCTGA
- a CDS encoding SUF system Fe-S cluster assembly protein, translated as MDDAPLEGAPLIAPSSTEHPLYDAVVEACRSVYDPEIPVNIYDLGLIYTVEIDAENEVKVIMTLTAPGCPVAGEMPGWVQDAVGAVPGVKDVDVEMVFDPPWGMDMMSDEARLELGFM; from the coding sequence ATGGATGATGCACCGCTCGAAGGCGCGCCGCTGATTGCGCCCTCCAGCACCGAGCACCCGCTCTACGATGCGGTCGTCGAGGCCTGCCGGTCCGTCTACGATCCGGAGATCCCGGTGAACATCTACGATCTCGGGCTGATCTACACGGTCGAGATCGACGCCGAGAACGAGGTCAAGGTGATCATGACCCTGACCGCCCCGGGCTGCCCCGTGGCCGGCGAGATGCCGGGCTGGGTCCAGGACGCGGTGGGCGCGGTCCCCGGCGTCAAGGATGTGGATGTCGAGATGGTGTTCGATCCGCCCTGGGGCATGGACATGATGTCCGACGAGGCGCGGCTGGAACTGGGCTTCATGTGA
- a CDS encoding HesB/IscA family protein encodes MFGIPGKQAVTLTPAAIAQVRKLMERDGRAGLRIGLKKGGCAGMEYTMDFVDEADGNDEVVEQDGARVMIAPMAQMFLFGTEIDYQTSLLESGFHFNNPNVTDACGCGESIKFKDVEELQAERGAD; translated from the coding sequence ATGTTCGGCATTCCGGGAAAACAGGCGGTCACCCTGACCCCCGCCGCCATCGCACAGGTCCGCAAGCTCATGGAGCGTGACGGCCGTGCCGGTCTGCGAATCGGCCTCAAGAAGGGCGGCTGCGCCGGCATGGAATACACCATGGATTTCGTCGACGAGGCCGATGGCAATGACGAGGTCGTCGAGCAGGACGGCGCACGGGTGATGATCGCCCCCATGGCCCAGATGTTCCTCTTCGGCACCGAGATCGACTACCAGACCTCGCTGCTCGAATCCGGCTTCCACTTCAACAATCCCAACGTGACCGATGCCTGCGGCTGCGGCGAATCGATCAAGTTCAAGGATGTCGAAGAGCTTCAGGCCGAACGCGGCGCCGACTGA
- a CDS encoding TRAP transporter small permease — protein sequence MSSHSNGGSMLGRFVNELEETAIAVILGLMTLITFVNVVLRYGFNTGLIWGLEAVSILFAWLVLFGISYAVKTTAHLGVDAVINLVPPAVRRGLALIAAAACIFYAALLLKGAWDYWANFANLPQTTGRWFPTGLEEMTRTSYRSWYEVVDIPMPEWLRFIEPWINEGEAYEKLPRFIPYVILPIGAALLLFRFLQAGWQIWTGAKTGLIVSHEAEDAVEDVAHLNRED from the coding sequence ATGTCTAGCCATTCTAACGGCGGATCCATGCTGGGCCGCTTCGTCAACGAGCTGGAGGAGACCGCCATCGCGGTGATCCTCGGGCTGATGACGCTGATCACCTTCGTCAATGTGGTGCTGCGCTACGGCTTCAATACCGGGCTGATCTGGGGGCTGGAGGCGGTTTCGATCCTCTTTGCCTGGCTCGTGCTGTTCGGCATCAGCTACGCGGTGAAGACCACCGCGCATCTGGGCGTGGACGCGGTGATCAACCTTGTGCCGCCGGCGGTGCGCCGGGGGCTGGCGCTGATCGCGGCGGCGGCCTGCATCTTCTACGCGGCGCTGCTGCTCAAGGGCGCCTGGGACTATTGGGCGAATTTCGCCAACCTGCCGCAGACCACCGGTCGCTGGTTCCCGACCGGGCTGGAGGAGATGACACGCACCTCCTATCGCAGCTGGTACGAGGTGGTGGACATTCCCATGCCCGAGTGGCTGCGCTTTATCGAGCCCTGGATCAACGAAGGCGAGGCCTATGAAAAACTGCCGCGCTTCATCCCCTATGTCATCCTGCCGATCGGCGCCGCGCTGCTGCTCTTCCGCTTTCTCCAGGCCGGTTGGCAGATCTGGACCGGCGCGAAAACCGGCCTGATCGTCAGCCACGAGGCGGAAGACGCCGTCGAAGACGTGGCCCATCTGAACCGCGAGGACTGA